DNA sequence from the Candidatus Sulfuricurvum sp. RIFRC-1 genome:
TTCCGGTTGAGCTTTTACCGGAACGGCAACGGCTTTTACCGATACCGGTTGAGGTTGTGCTTTTGGAACCGTTGTAACTACGGCTGGTGCAGTCGTCGTGAGCGGCTTGGCTTGTTGTACAGGAACATTTTGCTGAGCAGTTACAGGTGCTGATGAAGGTTGAGCAGCTGTTGCGCTTGAGGGAGCATTCTGGAATGACTCTTGTTTGATCTTTTGGGCGATTTGTCCTAAATCTTGGGAAGCACTTTCATTGCCGCCTTCTTGGATCACTTCTACCGGTTCAAAAAGAGGGTCATCGATCACTTCAGTCGGTGATGAAGGCTCAGGTGGAACTGCCGCTTGCGGCGCTCGCTCATCGCTTTCACTTTTGAGTGAGTTCATAATGACCAAAACAATGATTAAAATCAAGGTAAGTGCAGCAATTGCTAACAAAAGTTTTTTGGTACTTGAGCCCGATCCGCTTTTATTGAGGATGATGTCGTTGAGTTCGTTTTTTTCTTCCATTGTGTATCCTTTGGATGGCTTTGCTTACATGTGCTTCGACCACGAAGCTCCACGCTCTTTTGCGTAAACCTCGTAGGGAAGATTGAGAATATTGTATTCCATTGGCAAATCGAGCGTTGGAAACATTCGCCACTGTTTTGGTTGTTTTGCGGCTAATTTCATGGAAATCATTTTACCCAGTTGATTGGCTTCTTGTAAAGTCGTATGCCCTTTATGGATATAAACATGCAGGTGTCCCGGTGTTTTTGTCTCAAAAGCGGTAAAATTGATAAATCCCTCTTCACGAAGAAGGAGTTGGGTTTTGTGGTAAAAACGCTGAGGATCGTTGCCGTTGTAATCGATAACGATATTTTCTACTTTGTCGAATTTATTAATCAAAGAGTGGGCAACGGTAATCTGCTTTTTGAGATGTTGATCAATAATGGTTTGGGTCAGAGATTTATCAATTTTTTCGTATTTATTAAAAAAAGTACGCCCTTTAAAATCGAGTTTATCAACAACATTATCATGTTTCAGCCAGTAATGATCTGAAATCATTTTGATCAGTTTCATATCCATCGATGTCATGGGCACTACCTCTTATTAATACGTAGATTGTTGATAGATAACAAAGTTTTTAGCTAATGCTTTCAACTCTTCTTTGATAGCGGCTTGTTTAGCTTCGTTTTCAATATCATCCAAAACATCGGCAATACGGTTGGCGATGAGTTCGAACTCTTTCTCTTTCATACCGCGTGAAGTTAACGCAGGACTTCCGATACGGACCCCTGAAGTCACAAACGGAGAACGTGTTTCACCCGGAACAGTATTTTTATTAACCGTAATTCCGGCTCGTCCAAGGGCTGCATCGGCTTCTTTGCCGCTGAACGGTTTATTCAAGAACGACACCAAGATGAGATGGTTATCGGTTCCGTCACTGACGATATCATAGCCGCGTTTCATTAACACGTCCGCAAGAACGGCAGCATTTACTTTGACCTGTTTGGCGTATATTTTCCATTCAGGAGAGAGATTAAATTTAAATCCAACCGCTTTTGCCGCGATAACGTGAACCAACGGTCCACCTTGAAGAGCAGGGAAGATCGCAGAGTTAATTTTTTTCGCAATTTCCTCGTCGTTCGTCATGATCATACCGCCGCGAGGACCAGCGAGGGTTTTGTGTGTCGTTGTTGTTACAACATCCGCGTAAGGGAATGGGCTTGGATGCTCACCCGCACATACAAGACCGGCAATATGCGCGATATCGGCGAATAAAATTGCTCCAACGGCATCAGCGATTTCACGGAACTTAGCAAAATCGATTTCACGAGCGTAAGCTGAAGCACCGCACACGATGATTTTTGGTTGAACGATTTTAGCGATGTCCATAACACGCTCATAATTGATACGACCGTCAAGCTCTACACCGTAGGAAAAACTGTGGTAGTTTTTACCTGAAAAACTTACTTTTGAACCGTGAGTCAAGTGTCCGCCGTGGCTGAGATCCATACCGAGAAGTTTGTCTCCGGCTTGAAGTAATGCCGCATAGACCGCACCGTTTGCCGATGAACCTGAGTGGGGCTGAACATTGGCAAATTTACAACCGAAGAGTTCACACGCACGATCAATCGCCAGTTGCTCAACACCGTCTGCGTATTCACATCCGCCGTAGTAACGTTTTGCGGGATACCCTTCAGCGTATTTGTTCGTGAATACCGATCCCATCGCTTCCATGACGGCAGGAAGGGTAAAGTTTTCAGATGCGATCATCTCTAAATGATCGGTTTGACGTTCGAGCTCTTGCTCACATAGGGTATAAATTTCGTTATCGAATTCTTTGAGGAAACTCATTCTTCTTCTCCATTGTGGTTTTGGTTGGTTTGGTGTGGTTTCATTGCCGGGAAAAGTAATACATCCCGGATTGAGTGTTGGTTGGTCAGCATCATAACAAGACGATCAATCCCGATCCCTTGTCCTGCAGTAGGAGCCATACCGTAGCTGAGGGCGATCACGAAATCTTCGTCCATCTCATGGGCTTCATCATCCCCTGAGTCTTTAGCGGCCATTTGTCCTTCAAAACGTTCCAACTGATCGACCGGGTCGTTCAGCTCACTGAATGCATTGGCAATCTCACGTCCCGCGATGAACAGCTCGAAACGATCCGTTAGTTCAGGGCGCTCATCATTGCGGCGAGCAAGCGGTGAAATTTCCACCGGATAGTGGGTGATAAAGGTCGGATTGATCAGTTTGGCTTCAACGAACTCATCGAACAGTTCCCCTTGGAGTTGACCAAGATTCATACCCGCATTGGCTTCGAGGTTTTTGGATTTCAAAAATGCCAAAATAGCTTCTTTATCGTTGACAATCTCTTCTGGAACTCCGCCGATGAGAGTGAGACTTTTGACGAGTTCGATTTCACTAAACTGATCAAAATCGACTTCCAAATCGCCATAGGGAAGACGTTTAGGGAGGTCAAGATGATCAAACAGATATTCAAAATACTCTTTGGTAATAACAATCAAATCTTTATAGGTTTTAAATGCCCAATAAAACTCGATGGAAGTGAATTCAGGGTTATGGGTCGCATCCATCCCCTCATTTCGGAAATTACGGTTGATCTCAAATACCGCTTCAAATCCCCCAACGATCAGACGTTTTAGATAAAGCTCTGGTGCAATCCGTAAATAGCGATCAATCCCGAGGGCATTGTGATGGGTAACAAAAGGTTTTGCATTGGCACCGCCTGCGATAGGGTGCATCATCGGTGTTTCGACCTCTAAGAACCCCTTGTCTTCAAAAAATCGGCGAGTTAAACTGATTACTTTAGAGCGGATATGAAACGTTTTACGTACTTCCGAATTCATAATAAGATCAAGATAGCGTTGACGGTATCGCATCTCTTTGTCTTGAATCCCATGAAATTTCTCAGGGAGTGGAGAGATCGCTTTGGTAAGGATGGTAAGTTTATCGGCATGAAGTGAGAGTTCACCTTGCTGTGTTACAAACGGATACCCGCTTACCTCGATGATGTCACCCACTTCGATCAATTTTTTAAAGACATCATTGTAAAAATTTTCAGGCAAATTATCACGGGCAACATAGATTTGGAGCATACCGCTTTCGTCTTCGATTTTGAGAAAGCTTGCTTTCCCCATGAGTCGATAAAGTTTGATCCGTCCTGCTACCGTGTAATGGCGATGTTCATCCCGTTTTTCTTCGATTTGAAACAAATCGGAGTTAACATTGTGAAATTTATCGATGGTTGTATTACGGCATGAATTATTTGCATAAGGATCAATACCGATTGCTCTCAGTGCATCGGCTTTTTCGATTCGTTGTTGTACGTATTGATTTTCAAATACCAATGGGTTTCCTTTCTTAATGTATGTTATTTTTTAGGGTTTGTTTGACAGTTATTGCAAATTCCGTAAATCTGCATTGAGTGCTCTTGCATTACAAAACCCAGTGCTTCGGTAATTTGCTTTTGACGTTGTTCGATCTCTTCATCCACAAATTCGGTAATGGCTCCGCATTTAGTACAAATAACATGGTCATGGTGATCTTTCGCCCCTAACTCATATTTTTTTCCCTGCGCACCGAAAGAGAGGGATGTTACCATATCCGATTCTTCGAGAAGGGATAACGTTCGATAAACGGTAGCAATACCGGTGTTGAGATCAGGATGCTTTTGTTGGATCAGATGGTGAAGACCCTCAGGTGTCAGGTGCTCATCGGAGTTGTAAAGCATCTCTAAAATCACTTCGCGTTGAATGGTGAACTTTAACCCATTGGCTTTTAAGAGCTGTTTGAAATCCGTTAACAGTTTGTTGTATTCAATCGTACGTTCGGTAAAATCAGTATATGGACTCATAAATTATTTCCCCTTTTTAGAATCGGAAGTCGATGGATCTTTTTCAACATCTGAACGATTGTCATCACTTTCGTTATCATCACCCATGAGTGAAGTGACATCTTCGGTTTCGATATGCAAAATAAAATCTCCGGTTGCAAACATCGGCTCATAGAAAAAACTGTCGGCCATTTTTTCTCCAAAATTTTCCCGAATCGCAGTGACGCTAAAAAGAGCATAAACAATGATGGAAAGGATGAAGAAAAACTTGCTGCTTCCGATAACAAAGCCCAAAATACGATCAAGCGGACCCAAACCGCTGAGAGTACTGAGTTTTTTAAATCCTGCTCCTAATGCGACCATTAAGAGCCAAAAGATACCCAACGCAAAAATAAAACCGACTAAATTAACGGCGGTGGCTGTTTCAAAATGAAAGAGCGTATCACTTAAGATTTTTCCGATCAATCCGCCAAGATGAGAAGCGACAAAAACCCCCCCCACTATACCTGCCAAACCGAAAACTTCTTTGGAAAAACCGTTTAAAAGCCCTTTCAGCCCTAAAAGTAAAACGATTGATCCCACCGCAACGTCAAAATAATTCAAATCCATTAAAGCTCCATTTCCAAGCGGTCTTTACCGTTATTTTTCGCCCGATAGAGGGCTTTATCTGAACGATCAATAATCGCATCGATTGAGTCAGCTGTGATCACTTTTGTCAAACCGATACTGAGTGTAACCGGTATTTGTTGATTCTGAAACAGCGGTTTGTTATTGCGACAGAGGCTAAGAAGCCGCTCAGCGACCAGTTTTGCACCTTCCAAATCGGTACGGTTGAGAACAATAATAAATTCTTCTCCTCCAAAGCGGTATACTCGATCACCATCGCGAAGGGCTTTTTTAAAGAGTTTGGCGATAAAAATCAGAACCTTGTCTCCGGCGACATGACCGAAGCGGTCATTGATCTGCTTAAAGTTATCCAAATCAATCATCAAGACAAAAATTTCAAAATCAAGGATTCCTTTTTCAAGGATAACTTTTAGATGTTCTTGAAGTGCATAACGGTTGTAGACTTTTGTGAGGGGATCAAGAGATGTTTTTAGTTCTAATGTTTTTACTTGTTCCAAAAGACCGTGTATAACTTCGTTAGCACGGGATACTTCGTCACTGAGATGATTTTGTATATCGCTGAACTTTTCACTGATTTTTCCGAAATCGATGAGGGTTGACCCCGCCGTTTCATTCAGTAATTCAGCTTGCCTCTCACTAATTTCTTCGATTTTTTCATTGGTGCGCGAATACGATTCGATACTTTTTTGTGCGATCTCTTTGTACTCTTCGCTTGTCGTGTTACGATAGGCTAAAAGATCAAATTCACCCGATGCATAAGCATCCAGAACTTCATGGGTTGCGGTAGCGATGAGTTCGGCAAATTCTGCCGGATCTATCGTTGCTTGCCGGTTGCTAAGTGACTCTAATTGGACAGAGAGCTCTTTGCAAAAATAGATTAGTAAAGGGTTAACTTGGTTGGTATCCACCATATTACCTTGCATTGCATGTATTTTGAGATGTTTGAAAAACTCTTTCCAAATCGTTGAAAAAGGGTGAAATAGAACTCTCTAAATGTAATGCCATTATACTTTTTCAAACATAAATCTAACTTTTGCTTCACCCAATCAGTCCTCTTTTAGGATAAAAGGATAAAATTCGTCCATTAACAATATGGTGCGAGAGCACGCAGGAGATGATATGAGCACATGGAGCCGATCAAGCTGGAGAGAAAAACCGATTAAGCAGCAGCCTACTTATCCCGATCAAGGGATTTTGGAAGAGGTTGAATCAAAGCTTCGTAATTATCCTCCACTTGTTTTTGCGGGCGAAGCACGTACACTCAAGAAAAATTTAGCGGATGTGTGTGATGGGAAAGCGTTTTTGCTCCAAGGGGGAGATTGCGCCGAGAGTTTTTCAGAATTCCATGCCCACAATATTCGTGATACGTTTAAAGTCATGATGCAAATGGCGGTAGTAATGACCTTTGCCGGAGGTGCTCCGGTGGTTAAAGTGGGGCGTTTAGGAGGACAGTTTGCCAAACCTCGCTCTTCGGATACCGAAACGATAGAGGGTATTACTCTTCCGAGTTATCGTGGAGATATTATCAACGGTGTTGATTTCAATGCACAAGCGCGTATTCCTGACCCTCAGCGTATGGTTCAAGCCTATAACCAATCTGCGGCTACTTTGAATCTTCTTCGCGCATTTGCTTCGGGCGGTTTAGCTGATTTGCACCAAGTTCATGCATGGAATTTAGGGTTTGTCGGACAAAATGAGATGACCAAAAAATACGATGAACTTTCCCGTCAAATCGATGATTCACTTCGCTTTATGGCGGCTTGCGGGATCACCTCCGACAACTACCGTACGTTACGTGAAACCGATTTTTATACTTCGCATGAAGCATTGTTACTGAGCTATGAAGAGGCATTTACGCGTCAAGATTCATTGACCGGTGAATGGTACGATGTATCCTCACATATGCTTTGGATCGGCGATCGCACCCGTCAGCTGGACGGAGCACATGTCGAATTTATGCGCGGTATCAATAATCCTATCGGTGTCAAAGCGGGGCCGTCGATGGACCCGGAAGATTTGATCCGATTATGTGATATCCTCAATCCGAACAATGAAGCAGGACGCTTGAATGTCATCGTCCGTATGGGTGCGGATAAAGTAGGCGATGGAATGCCTGCCTTGATCCGTGCGATCGAGAGAGAAGGTAAAAAAGTATTGTGGAGTTGTGACCCGATGCACGGTAATACAATCACAAGCAATGGCTATAAAACTCGTCCGGTCGATTCGATTCTAACTGAGATGAAACAGTTCTTTCAAGTCCATAAAGCTGAGGGGACATACGCAGGCGGTGTGCATTTGGAGATGACGGGGAAAAACGTCACAGAGTGTCTCGGAGGTTCATTTGAAATTACTTCAGAAAATCTCAAAAGCCGTTACCACACCCATTGTGATCCGCGTCTTAATGCAGACCAATCGTTAGAATTGGCTTTCTTGATCGCTGATACGCTCAAAGAAGCGCATCGTTAACCTCACCGTTCGCCCTGAGCTTCGTCGAAGGGTGTTCATGGTTCGACCAGCTCACCACGAACGGATGAGAATACGCTCGTTCTTTTTTACTTCTTCTGACACTCAGGGCACGTTCCCGAAATAACAATCGATACTTCATCTGCTGCATAGTGACTCAAATCCATCGATTTTTGAAGTAAAGAGGCCGGGTCAAAAGGTATGTCTTTTAATTCACCGCAGCATTTGCACATGACATGCGCATGAGCTTCTTTCTCAATTTCATATTTGGTTTTTTGCCCCGGAATTTTTACTTCACGAATCAGGCTGACATCCATCATCGTATGGACATTTTTATACAGAGTTGCTAATGATATTGAGGCAAATTTTTTGCGAATCGCTTGATACAGATCATCTATACTGATATGCCCTGAATGGTGCATAAGTTCAATAATTGCCATCCGTTGCGGTGTAGCTTTGAGCTGATGATGTTTGAGTAAATGTTCATGTTTCATAATTCATGATTATAAACGATTATAGGTTCGATGTTCCATAAAAAAGAGGAGAAGAGCAGAGTGTTGAAATAAACTTTAAGAATTCCCCTCCATTGAGGGGAAATTTTAGAGGGATTCGATGACTCTCAGTAACTCATCGGGCTTATTGGAGTATTGCAACGCGATCTCTTTAGTGATCAGCTTTTTACGCAAAAATTCGACAATCTCTTGTGTTTGTGTTGTCATGCTTGTACCGGTTTGGTTGAGCTGCATTTGTGAATAGAGTTGATGTACTTTGTCCTCACGAATAAGATTCGAAATTGCAGGGTTGGTAATCATCAGTTCTTGCGCCGCAATACGACCGCCTCCGATTTTTGGGAGAAGCGCTTGAGAGATAACGGCGATCAATGAGGTTGAGAGCTGTGCTCGAACCTGCGGCTGCTCGTCTCCGCTGAAAACGTCGATAATACGGTTGATGGTTTGAGGTGCGGAGTTGGTATGGAGTGTTCCAAAAACCAGGTGACCGGTTTCTGCTGCGGTTAGTGCGGCAGTGATTGTCTCTTTATCCCGCATCTCCCCGATCAGGATAACGTCAGGGTCTTCACGAAGGGCATATTTGAGTGCGGCCGAGAAGCTTTTGGTATCGGTACCGATATTACGGTGAGAGAACAGCGATTTTTTATT
Encoded proteins:
- a CDS encoding SPOR domain-containing protein translates to MEEKNELNDIILNKSGSGSSTKKLLLAIAALTLILIIVLVIMNSLKSESDERAPQAAVPPEPSSPTEVIDDPLFEPVEVIQEGGNESASQDLGQIAQKIKQESFQNAPSSATAAQPSSAPVTAQQNVPVQQAKPLTTTAPAVVTTVPKAQPQPVSVKAVAVPVKAQPEPKTVRAEPVKAVPSVVNTPTIKSVKPSEPKKVATEPKPAVKPATTPVKAAAAPVQKTAEKTAVEPVAKPAAKAASTEGTYYIQVGSFSKEPNKALFDRLNASGLKYITSPSGSMTKVMIGPFQGEKAARDVLGTVKRNIESNAYITKG
- a CDS encoding DUF1882 domain-containing protein; the protein is MTSMDMKLIKMISDHYWLKHDNVVDKLDFKGRTFFNKYEKIDKSLTQTIIDQHLKKQITVAHSLINKFDKVENIVIDYNGNDPQRFYHKTQLLLREEGFINFTAFETKTPGHLHVYIHKGHTTLQEANQLGKMISMKLAAKQPKQWRMFPTLDLPMEYNILNLPYEVYAKERGASWSKHM
- a CDS encoding serine hydroxymethyltransferase translates to MSFLKEFDNEIYTLCEQELERQTDHLEMIASENFTLPAVMEAMGSVFTNKYAEGYPAKRYYGGCEYADGVEQLAIDRACELFGCKFANVQPHSGSSANGAVYAALLQAGDKLLGMDLSHGGHLTHGSKVSFSGKNYHSFSYGVELDGRINYERVMDIAKIVQPKIIVCGASAYAREIDFAKFREIADAVGAILFADIAHIAGLVCAGEHPSPFPYADVVTTTTHKTLAGPRGGMIMTNDEEIAKKINSAIFPALQGGPLVHVIAAKAVGFKFNLSPEWKIYAKQVKVNAAVLADVLMKRGYDIVSDGTDNHLILVSFLNKPFSGKEADAALGRAGITVNKNTVPGETRSPFVTSGVRIGSPALTSRGMKEKEFELIANRIADVLDDIENEAKQAAIKEELKALAKNFVIYQQSTY
- the lysS gene encoding lysine--tRNA ligase, which encodes MVFENQYVQQRIEKADALRAIGIDPYANNSCRNTTIDKFHNVNSDLFQIEEKRDEHRHYTVAGRIKLYRLMGKASFLKIEDESGMLQIYVARDNLPENFYNDVFKKLIEVGDIIEVSGYPFVTQQGELSLHADKLTILTKAISPLPEKFHGIQDKEMRYRQRYLDLIMNSEVRKTFHIRSKVISLTRRFFEDKGFLEVETPMMHPIAGGANAKPFVTHHNALGIDRYLRIAPELYLKRLIVGGFEAVFEINRNFRNEGMDATHNPEFTSIEFYWAFKTYKDLIVITKEYFEYLFDHLDLPKRLPYGDLEVDFDQFSEIELVKSLTLIGGVPEEIVNDKEAILAFLKSKNLEANAGMNLGQLQGELFDEFVEAKLINPTFITHYPVEISPLARRNDERPELTDRFELFIAGREIANAFSELNDPVDQLERFEGQMAAKDSGDDEAHEMDEDFVIALSYGMAPTAGQGIGIDRLVMMLTNQHSIRDVLLFPAMKPHQTNQNHNGEEE
- a CDS encoding Fur family transcriptional regulator, with the translated sequence MSPYTDFTERTIEYNKLLTDFKQLLKANGLKFTIQREVILEMLYNSDEHLTPEGLHHLIQQKHPDLNTGIATVYRTLSLLEESDMVTSLSFGAQGKKYELGAKDHHDHVICTKCGAITEFVDEEIEQRQKQITEALGFVMQEHSMQIYGICNNCQTNPKK
- a CDS encoding CvpA family protein, with the translated sequence MDLNYFDVAVGSIVLLLGLKGLLNGFSKEVFGLAGIVGGVFVASHLGGLIGKILSDTLFHFETATAVNLVGFIFALGIFWLLMVALGAGFKKLSTLSGLGPLDRILGFVIGSSKFFFILSIIVYALFSVTAIRENFGEKMADSFFYEPMFATGDFILHIETEDVTSLMGDDNESDDNRSDVEKDPSTSDSKKGK
- a CDS encoding GGDEF domain-containing protein, with product MDTNQVNPLLIYFCKELSVQLESLSNRQATIDPAEFAELIATATHEVLDAYASGEFDLLAYRNTTSEEYKEIAQKSIESYSRTNEKIEEISERQAELLNETAGSTLIDFGKISEKFSDIQNHLSDEVSRANEVIHGLLEQVKTLELKTSLDPLTKVYNRYALQEHLKVILEKGILDFEIFVLMIDLDNFKQINDRFGHVAGDKVLIFIAKLFKKALRDGDRVYRFGGEEFIIVLNRTDLEGAKLVAERLLSLCRNNKPLFQNQQIPVTLSIGLTKVITADSIDAIIDRSDKALYRAKNNGKDRLEMEL
- a CDS encoding class II 3-deoxy-7-phosphoheptulonate synthase; protein product: MSTWSRSSWREKPIKQQPTYPDQGILEEVESKLRNYPPLVFAGEARTLKKNLADVCDGKAFLLQGGDCAESFSEFHAHNIRDTFKVMMQMAVVMTFAGGAPVVKVGRLGGQFAKPRSSDTETIEGITLPSYRGDIINGVDFNAQARIPDPQRMVQAYNQSAATLNLLRAFASGGLADLHQVHAWNLGFVGQNEMTKKYDELSRQIDDSLRFMAACGITSDNYRTLRETDFYTSHEALLLSYEEAFTRQDSLTGEWYDVSSHMLWIGDRTRQLDGAHVEFMRGINNPIGVKAGPSMDPEDLIRLCDILNPNNEAGRLNVIVRMGADKVGDGMPALIRAIEREGKKVLWSCDPMHGNTITSNGYKTRPVDSILTEMKQFFQVHKAEGTYAGGVHLEMTGKNVTECLGGSFEITSENLKSRYHTHCDPRLNADQSLELAFLIADTLKEAHR
- a CDS encoding Fur family transcriptional regulator; this encodes MKHEHLLKHHQLKATPQRMAIIELMHHSGHISIDDLYQAIRKKFASISLATLYKNVHTMMDVSLIREVKIPGQKTKYEIEKEAHAHVMCKCCGELKDIPFDPASLLQKSMDLSHYAADEVSIVISGTCPECQKK
- a CDS encoding type IV pilus twitching motility protein PilT, translated to MNAALDIYKLLKSVVAYKASDLHLVSRSEPQIRIDGRLVALNLPVLDGRDIEEMGYSLLTEKQKKAFEEANELDFSIVIPDVGRFRANYYKTMDDIACAFRIIPVTIPSLDDLNAKKIFKELIKREKGLILVTGPTGSGKSTTLAAMLNEINLNEARHIITVEDPVEFVHTNKKSLFSHRNIGTDTKSFSAALKYALREDPDVILIGEMRDKETITAALTAAETGHLVFGTLHTNSAPQTINRIIDVFSGDEQPQVRAQLSTSLIAVISQALLPKIGGGRIAAQELMITNPAISNLIREDKVHQLYSQMQLNQTGTSMTTQTQEIVEFLRKKLITKEIALQYSNKPDELLRVIESL